In Nematostella vectensis chromosome 3, jaNemVect1.1, whole genome shotgun sequence, the genomic window TGAAATTGATTTCTTTCGCTTAGAAAACTTAGAAATgtgttcaaaataaaaatcgcTTTTCAAACAAGCCATCAATAACAGCAACTTATTCTTAAAGATCCCTCTCCATTTATTTCAGTCACAGCAATAGACGAAACAAAACCCGACACGAACACTTCTCGACACACGCACGACCTCAAGCCGACCTAGACACGAGCAACGTCCGAACCTAGCTGTGTTCTTACCCCCGTATTCTGTGTTTCAGAATATAGTGAAGGCTACGAATGTCGAGTACAAAGACCACAGCGTGAGTCGAGACAAGCGTGGACAGGTGGTGGGCACAAGGGCCGGCTTCCGAGGATGCTCCGTCTGGTTCACCGGTGAGTCGATGAACAAATCGTTAACATTGCAACGGGAGCGCTGGGAATAAAACCTTTGCCCGTAAGACAGCTTTCCTGAAAAGAAGGAGGAGACCCTTGGGGGAAATATGGTGATAAATAAATCCGTCGGTAACATAGTAACGGGAGCGCTGAGAATAAAACCTTGGTCCGCAGGATGCGCGCCTGAATGTCATAAATATATACTATTATGTTGTAAAAGCCTCCAAAATATACAAAGCTATATTATTCGCATTGTACAAGAGGCACCAGATCTCGTCAGACTTGTCTGTCTAGAAAGTGCCGCCCTTGCTTACCTGGAATGAGATTCTAACCGCTCCCTCCATTTCGAATCACCTCCTGCACACAATAAGCACTTTATATATGGCTATAGGCCTATTGACGAACTTCGCCCATTTGCTGAATAACCCTTCCCATTGCATTTCCCTTCAGGTCTCTCCGGTGCGGGCAAGACCACGCTCAGCATGGCTTTGGAGGATTACCTGTGCCGCCACGGCATCCCCGCCTATACCCTGGACGGGGATAATATGCGCATAGGACTCAACAGGAATCTCGGCTTTTCGCCTGAGGATTGCGAGGAAAATCCGTCGTGTTAGCGAGGTGGCCAAGCTGTTTGCAGACTCTGGAATGATCTGTTTGACTGCTTTAATCAGCCCCTATAGTAGGGTATGTACATGCATCGTTTAGTGCACGCGAGGTAGATGTTGATTCTAATAAAGGAAGGGACACGCGCAAGTTTATGGCACGGGTCTGTATAGGGCAATAATGTGTTGTCTATATCTAATAAGGGGAAATCCATGCGCAAGTTTATGGCAAGGGTCTGTATAGGGTAATAATGTGTTGTCTATATCTAATAAAAGGAAAGCCATGCGCAAGTCTCTGGCAAGTGTCTGTATAGGGCAATAATGTGTTGTCTATATCTAATAAGGGGAAAGCCATGCGCAAGTCTCTGGCAAGGGTCTGTATAGGGCAATAATGTGTTGTCTATATCTAATAAGGGGAAAGCCATGCGCAAGTGTCTGTATAGGGCAATAATGTGTTGTCTATATCTAATAAAAGGAAAGCCATGCGCAAGTTTATGGCACGGGTCTGTATAGGGCAATAATGTGTTGGCTATATCTAATAAAAGGAAAGCCATGCGCAAGTTTATGGCACGGGTCTGTATAGGGCAATAATGTGTTGTATATATCTAATAAGGGGAAAGCCATGCGCAAGATTATGGCAGGGGTCTATGTAGCATAATAATGTGTTGTCTATATCTACAGGACCGTGATCGCGCTAGAAAGCTTCACGAAGACGCGAACCTGCCGTTTTTCGAGATTTTCGTCAACACTCCGCTGGAGACATGCGAGAAGCGTGATGTGAAGGGACTTTACAAGAAAGCACGAGCTGGAATCATCAAGAGTGGGTCTAGGCATACCTCTACAATCTGGCGACTGCCTGGCTTTTACACTTAGCAGAAGGGCCAACATGGCCGCAACGGCGAGTGTGACGTCACATGCTCGGCCTATACCACACAACTCTATTTCATATAACACcgcactaaaaaaaaacaatacacCAAACAATACTGTACTCTACCCTACCTATTCTAGAACGTGCCCATTTTTGTAAAGCTTGTAACGTTCCACCTTCATGCCATGCCAAACCATTCAATAACACACTAGTCAACACTACACCAAACCGAACAACACAACGCTAGCCTAACTATGACACCCCTTACCAACAGAGCAACAGCTCGCATTCAAACGTGGAATGACTGGGCCATGTCTAATGCATTGTTACCGAATGTAGCTCATCTGTTCTTTGTCTTTATTCTTTAAGCTTTTACTGGAATAAACGAAGAATACCAGCCCCCACATAAGCCTGAGCTGGTACTCAGAGCAGGGGAGCTATCAGTAGACAACTGTGTCCAGGAGGTTGTCAAACTCCTTACCAAGTCTGTAAGTGCAACCAAATGAGGTCTATCGTAAAGATTATATATTGGTAGGCGGGTTTGTAGCTCGTCCGACTTGCCTGGCACGTGGCTTCCTAGCTAGCAAACCCGATGCGACCAACTTTATATTTATGTGCATCCCATTTGCATTGAGTACAGTTCATAGTTCGACGTCTGAACTTAACTTAAAGTATCACAAAATGCAGGAAAAGTCATATAGTAAACAGTAAACAGTATCCGCAAGTCTTTAACTCACATTCCTTATGTTTCAGGGTGTATTACCACATGCCATTGTCAACGGTATCAAGGAGCTATTTGTTCAGCCAGAAAATGTCGACGCTGCCAAACAAGAGGCGGATAGTCTTCCAAAATTAGAGATAACTATGGTGAGACTGGATACCCCTCCATACGAAGAGCCCTTTCGAGGGCTGCAACAGAAGCTCATTTAAACTATTTCCTTGTTTTCGAAGTAAACTCGCAAGAACGACGAACCAATACCGAGTGGCGGCATGCATATCTTGAtaagcctctggtacccagggtataaACTCAGCCTCTTTAGTTTATTCACATCCTGTTTGTCGTATCTGTCGATACAAACATCACTTAGCGACAAGCAAAGTTAGAGAGTTATAGAGAGCACTCTTCCAAGAGTGTGGTTGCAAGGTTATGGTTCCAAGGGTGTGGTTGCAATGTTATGGTTCCAACTATGTGGTCACAAGGGTGTGGTTCCACGGTATACTGATTGACCTCACTTTGATATTTACCCATGTTCGTTTTCTCCTTATTCTCCTCCCGTGTAGCTGGACTTACAGTGGGTTCAGGTTCTATCTGAAGGATGGGCAACGCCGCTTTACGGCTTCATGAGGGAGAATGAGTTCCTTCAGTGTCAACATTTCGGTGCCCTTTTACAAGGTAGGTGTTCTTTTATGTTCGGCATCCACCATAATGTCTAATTTCAGTCGCTGTGTTTTTTGCTGGCTGCGATTCTGTCACTAACGTAGTATATGCTCCTGTTTTACAATAAATTCCCAATTTAGTGATGAATTGTATGATTATCTGTTGTCAgattatcataaaaaaacatgactaCTTTACTCAGTCTCAAAGACCGTTGATGGCGTAGTGAGAATCAAACATTTGTTTCTCAGCATCTGTATCCAACCAGTCCGTCCCGATCGTCCTATCGCTGACCACAGAGAATAAAAACCGACTTGAAGGTTACTCTACGTACACTTTGACCTACGAGGGACGAAACATCGCAATCGTCAGAAACCCTGACTTCTATGAACACCGTAAGGAGGAGCGGATAGCGCGGCAATGGGGTACTACCTCACCCAACCACCCACATATCAAGGTACGTACAGTGGGGTACCACTCAACCTAATACCCACACATCAAGTTACGTACAGTGGGGTACCACTCGACCTAATACCCAGACGTCAAGTTACGTACAGTGGGGTACCACTCGACCTAATACCCACACATCAAGTTACGTACAGTGGGGTACCACTCGACCTAATACCCAGACATCAAGGTAAGTACAGTGGAGTACCATCTCGACCTAACCGTCCACACATCATGGTACAGTCAGTGGCTTATACGCTTCTATTCACGCTTATTTGTCTacttatttgatacccatgaggcACTGccggttacgacacatggattctgcGAGTGCAGCCTTACTAATAGATGTATATACACTTAGCCTAATCTGTACTTTTCATTTTACGGATGGTTCTTGAGTCTGGTGATTGGCTCTCTGGGGGTGACTTGGAGGTGATCCAGCGAATCCGATGGAATGATGGTCTCGAAAAGTACCGACTCACACCCAACGAACTTCGAGACGAGTTTAAACGACGAGGATCCGACGTAGTATTCGCCTTCCAGCTCAGGAACCCTGTGCACAATGGCCATGCGCTACTCATGCAGGTGTGACCGGTATATCCTGAACAACATGCGCATGTTAGGAATAGTAAGCAGTTATACCACGAAACATGTCTAGGAACATTAAGCGGTTGGGGAAgctataaaaattaatataacTTTGTTTATAGatgataattttttaccttcatagttgtgttttttttgtcttcaggATACACGGCAACGTCTAATTCAGCGTGGCTTCAAGAAGCCCGTTCTACTATTGCATCCCCTAGGGGGGTGGACCAAGGAGGACGATGTCCCGCTCGCTGTTCGCATGCGTCAACACTACGCGGTGCTTGACGAGGGAGTGTTAGACCCCGACACAACTGTCCTCGCGATATTCCCCTCGCCCATGATGTACGCCGGGCCTACCGAGGTATGTCTTCAATCTTAATATTAGCCTCATATTGTTTTCCACCTGGTATACTCTTCATATATCCTGGACACCAGAAGCTCCGCCGAAGCCATGACGAACGAATGCCAAGTGCTGGCAAGTTTCACCGCCGGACAGCGGAAGCCGTGACGAACGAATAATGCCTAGTGGGGAGTAGGcgagtacacagggggggggggggctgcccAAGGTGCGCGCCAAGAAAAGTGGGTCATTctttattaaggaatcttcaaataccatgctttttttatatgattcctatgactgccccccccccctctcaccCAATCCTGGTTCGTTCTATCACCACCAAACACCCCCAAAGCTGTGGCGAATGAATACCGAGTAGGGGCTAGTTAACCTTGGCATGTGCTATGCAGCTTGTTGATAGTGTTGATAGGCTGTAAGTTTACTCTTCTGCAAATACTAATACTATCCTGTCCATAAGGTACAATGGCATGCAAAAGCGCGTGTCGCTGCTGGGGTGAATTTCTATATAGTCGGTCGCGACCCCGCCGGCATGCCACACCCTGATGAGAAGAGGGACCTGTACCACCCCAGCCATGGCCGAAAGGTACCACTACTATACCACTTAGAGTTTGCGATAATCAGTGTACCGTCCTCCTTTGTTTTGTATATTggtgccccctccccttttcCTCTGCGTTTCCACTTACATTTTCCTCACCACTAGGTTCTCACCATGGCGCCTGGACTTACCGAGCTCGAAATCGTCCCTTTCCGAGTCGCTGCGTACAACACGCGGCACAAGAAGATGGAATTCTTCGATCCTGAGCACAAGGAAGACTTTGACTTTATCTCAGGGACGCGCATGCGAGCGCTAGCGCGATCAGGGGAGGAACCGCCGAATGGGTTCATGGCGCCAACAGCATGGAACATCCTAGCGGAATTCTACCAGTCCGTTAAGAATTAACAGCACCAAAACATCTCAGCATTATATCAAAATATctcaaatttattttatttttttttctctgaacCTCATCATATAGTGTATCTGGGGATTTTGTACTTTCTTGTCTAAACCAATTTATCACATAGGCAAGCGCAATAGCAAGTacaaacgcaagcgcaacacaagtaagaattattcaaacacaagcgcattCAACCAAATACATTTTCTTGCTCTTGCATTAGCTTGCGTTAGTTTGCGTTTCACTTTTGGTCGGAAAATTTCGTGCGTTGTGCTCGCCCTCGAAGCACCCTTGGTTAGAATTATGCATTTCGAGATTATTCCCTCTTATCTTGGCACAGTTGTGCACTGATTCCGGTAAAGAGCTAAAAGGTATTTGAAATCGGATGTTTAAACTTCGGCGTGGTGTGGGTAATCTCGACACCATCATTTATTGATTTTTGGCAGGTGCGGGCGGCTTTTCAACCTCTGCTTAAATTATTTTACCTTTGGCTTAGGTGTTGGTAATGTGAAAAGACTTTAATTGTCTtcacattttattccattttttcttatttatcaCGTGGCATATATTACAGACTTTTAGggaactgttttttttccatttataACTTtagaaaatagataaaaacatTCTTAGACGTTCTTATGTTATTTGGTCTTCATTCATCGACTTCCGCATTGCAAAGCAATGCTTTTATTGTTCTATATCCATAGGATCATTTGTatacaattttaaaaattatgtgCCTTGGATAAAGATATTAAAGTATTTATATATTCTGATATTTGGGGCGTTACATATATCCATACTATATGATATAATATACACACATACTTAATTACTTCCGTGTAAGTATTTTTGCATTTGTCTAGAGACGTATGGGTGTATAGGTGCAGGGTGTTAGTCATTACAGAGATATATAGTTACTAGAATTTATAAAGTACTTTAATGAAATGAACATGTATTGGTTCCAgatttgattttattattttcatgagTTTTTCTAAAAGCCAGTTTTCGGTTACCTAACGAGCATTTTTGCACCTCAAATTATCATATTTGTACCTCATGATTTGTAAGACGGGGAAACAAATGGATTATGAATACAAGACGAAGCCGCTCATTGCGGTGTACATTCCTTTATCAGGCGCCAAACgttttaaaattcattttcgcactataggggggggggactatAGTATCAATTTGCAAATCAAGTTATGCCAAACTATCCGTGCAACTATTAAATAATCATTGCAAGTATATAAATTCACAAGAGTATGCAAAAAACTTTGCTAGTAAGTAAAGATTCCGTGAGTttacaaaatccatgcaagtatacaaaatccaCGCAAGTATaacaaaatccatgcaagtatacaaaaatccatgcaagtatacaaaatccatgcaagtataaaaaaatccatgcaagtataaaaaaaatccatgcaagtatacaaaatccatgcaagtataaaaatccatacaagtataaaaaaccatgcaagtataaaaaaaagaaagtatacaaaatccatgcaagtataaaaaaatccatgcaagtataaaaaaatccatgcaagtatacaaaatccatgcaagtatacaaaatccatgcaagtataaaaaaatccatgcaagtatacaaaatccatgcaagtataaaaaaatccatgcaagtatacaaaatccatgcaagtataaaaaaatccatgcgAGTATAaacaaaatccatgcaagtatacaaaatccatgcaagtataaaaaaacatgcaagtataaaaaacatgcaagtataaaaaaaccatgcaagtatacaaaatccatgcaagtatacaaaatccatgcaagtatacaaaatccatgcaagtataaaaaaatccatgcaagtatacaaaatccatgcaagtataaaaaagtcCATGCAAATATACAAAATCCATGAAAGTATAGAAAACCCATGCAAGTgtacaaaatccatgcaagtataaaaaaccatgcaagtataaaaaaatccatgcaagtatacaaaatccatgcaagtataaaaaaatccatgcaagtatacaaaatccatgcaagtatacaaaatccatgcaagtatacaaaatccatgcaagtataaaaatccatacaagtataaaaaaccatgcaagtataaaaaaaaagaaagtatacaaaatccatgcaagtataaaaaatccatgcaagtataaaaaaatccatgcaagtatacaaaatccatgcaagtataaaaaaatccatgcaagtatacaaaatccatgcaagtatacaaaatccatgcaagtataaaaaaacatgcaagtataaaatccatgcaagtataaaaaatccatgcaagtatacaaaaaccatgcaagtttaaaaaaaaaccatgcaagtattttgtttccgaatatTGGGAATTCGCGTGAAGGCCGAGGTGCGCTCACAGGATTCCCAAtattcaaaaacaaaacatttccgagCCCGAATCAGAGCCGGCTCGCAGGCTAATGCAAGTAGATAAATGGAAAGGTTGTGGTAGGTAATATGAAATAATGCAATTACGTAAAGGTGACAGTTGGGCTGTAGATTAAGATAGCGGGTGAATGTTTATGTAGGTACGATAGCGCTTGAATGTTTATGTAGGATCTAGGCTAACAAGACAGTAGTGTGCGCGTGAGCGTTAAAAAGAGTGTAATATACGCAATGATAGTGATTTATGGTGGTGTGTGGGGATAGGTATATATTGTGTAATATTTGACGGTCGTAGTGCAATGTGACAGTGCAGGGGGAGATGACAAGAGGGACAATAAGGATGTGAACGTTTGTGCTCATGCAAATAGGTGTATAGCGTGGATGAAAATAAGGTGTAATGCGGCGGGGTAGGCAAAATGTAAAATGATAAACTATGAGAAATATTACACAATATATACCTATCGCGTCCTCATGCATACAACACCCCCCGCTTGTCACCACTCAACACAATTTACACTACATCTACCCACACACCACCATAAATCACTATCATTGCGTATATTACACTCTTTATAACGCTCACGCCGGCTCTTACAGGATCTGTCTTGCTGGAGACTTATGGGTCAGCTTCCTCATGGTTGGGGAAAcctatgatttttatcatatcTCTTTAATAAAACGATGTTACTAGACACAAGCAATCCAATGCCAAGCAGTTTCCCCCTTGCGTCTTATTTTCATACTCTGCTGTTGCTTTTGACTACTGCGTCTTTGCTCATGTAATAATTCATTTTGATTTCATAATATAAGTGATCAACCAAAGTTTGGCTATAGGAAAAGCAATGCAGTCGTTTGCCATTCATAATTCTCAGATTATCGCCCTCCTGTAGTCGCATTTGTTTTTCACTTCTAATTTATATATGCGGCGTGTTTGATTGAAGAATTTCCTTAGAATGGGATCAACAAATGACGCTCTAGACCGTTTCACATGAtgtgtacatattttttttttacttttaatcTCCCGCCATTGTCGTCTTCCATAATTTTCGGAGCTCACAGCGTAATTGATGCCGCAAGCCTGGGTGGGTTCGCTAACAGAAAACGCTTCAACGGATATTGATTTTCATTGACACAAATGAGACAGCTTTACTTTCTCAGATACGGTTGAGGGTAACACACTATTTGGGCCCTTgctgtttcttttttgtgaGTGTGATCTTGCCTACCTTACACACATAACGACCACAATAAAGCTTCCAGTTTCTTCTAATATTTACATCATCGACTCATAAAACCAGTCTGGAATCGAGGGGATTGGATAAACATTAATTTGGCTTTCCTTTCAATTTACTTTTTCGTTTTAATTTCACCATGATATATTCGGTTCCCTATGGCCGGTTTTTAGACAATTAGtaacaaaaatatttgcttATATGATTGGAAACCAATACTGAATGGATTTTTAGAGAATATTCTCCATAGAACGTCGATCAAACCCTTTTTAAAATAGTCAAACGATAATCTagtttttactttcttttcgTTTAAAGACGCAAAAGTTCATTAGAAACATATGCTCTCAAGATCTTAATTAAAAAGTTTCTCGCGGAATTTCTCGATTCCCCGTCGTGAGGAAGGTCTTTGAAAACGTATACCGCCACCGTAAAAGCCGAACCCGTTATAACGTGAATAGGTTGACAAAACACTGTTAGCACCTCGTCTGCTAAACCCTTCCCATTTTTTCCCTTGGATTTATAACTCCAAAAATCTATGATGATATACGTATGGCATTCTAATGTATACTGCAAGATTTCATCAAACATGGATGTTAATGTGACTGTTATTGATATAATTCGATAAATTTGACTGAATAAAGCCTTTGATGCTATGCATCCAAAACTGTTAAGTAACGCGAAAATTAGGAAAGATCTCtgtggaataataaaacaagaaaaaatctttCAAAAACGCTTTGTAACATTGCCAATCGCAAAAATGTACTAGATGGAATATCGCGAAATATATTCTGTGGGGATATACTAAAATATCTTTCTCAAATAAGGCTGATATTAATTAGTTTTAATTGTGTCAAGCGGTGCTTACGTTTAAGTAAACATGTTTATAGACAAGCTCTGCCACCTAGCAACCATCTGGCTCAGCCTACTGATCGATTAAAGTAAGGGCCGTATATAAATGTAGCGGGAAGAACTGTTTTAATCTACTTGGCAGTCCTGTACCAAACGAGAAAACCACAGGAAAATAGGACTTCGTTTACTGGTTGCCTTTTTCTATGCTTAAAATGAACGTTACCGGAATCAATACCTCAAAGTCCTGTTTGTTTTTCGAGGTGAATTCCGATCGCGACCCCTCGTTTTTTACGATGAATATAGTCGTGGCGGTACTGAATGTGATATTTGGCTTTATTGCGGTGTTCGCAAATACTCTTATCATGTACGTTATCTGGAAAAATCCATTCCTTCATTCACCATCCAACACATTACTTTGCTGCCTGTCACTCGCGGACTTCTTGGTAGGTCTCCTCGCCCAGCCCGCGTTTGTAATACATAAGATCGGAGAAATACTGGACGATTTTGACATTTACTGTGCTACTCGCGTTATAGCGGAGTTTGTGGGAGTACTGACAGCTAGCGTGTCTATCCTCACCCTCGCCGCCATTAGCGTGGAGAGACTTCTTGCTATACGCCTCCATCTTCGCTACAAGGAGTTAGTGACAACGTTGCGTGTCCTCAAACTTGTAGCACTCATTTGGGTGTTCGTCATACTTCTCCTAATAGCGCGTTTAGTGATAGCGAATGAGAAAGTATTTTTCAGCTTTTCCTTGCCTCTTGTACTCGCTTCTCTACTTGTCACAATCGTTGCGTACATCTTCATATTCCGGGTTGTCCTGCGACATCAGTCAGTAATAGAAGCCCACTCGGCAACACCAGCGAATCACCAAACCCACAACGGGCGAAGACAGACTCTGGCGTTTAACTTCCTAAAATACAAGAAGTCCACCTTAACAATGTGCTACATCTTGGGGATCTTCCTTCTTTGTTACTTGCCAATGGTTGTAGTTGTTCTGTTACGGGGAATTGTGCAGTATTCTCTGGCCATGAAGATAGCATATTTTACATCTACTACAATAGTGAACCTGAACTCTTCCATCAACCCGGTGGTTTACTGCTGGCGAGTAACGAACATTCGATGCGCCGTCAAACGAACGCTGAGTAAGATGGTCGGTGAAAGGTGGCAGGGAGAGTTTGAACTAACGGATTTTGGTAACGCGACGAAAAGACCTCAAGGTGTTGGAAATAATCGTGATGGGCAACTCGCCACTCAAACAACAAGCCAATAACAAATACCATCTGATGACATGGAAATTTCATTTAACTTTTTGGCGAGCTGTACTGGCCTCAAAAACGCAAAGAGGTGTAGAGTGTATAGTCTTGCAAAGCAAGAGGACTTTTATCGTGGCTTTTGCTGCGGCTAGAGCAAAGGAAAAACTTCGAAGAAAAGACCATCGAGCGGCATCTGACCATAACTAAATAGTATACAGAAAAAGTACTTAAAAACTTTAAAGAAAGGTCGCAATCAAACAGTGTCAGAACATGATAAGCCTGTAAAAAAATCGCAATTTTCTATTTATAATATAGTGCGGAATAGAAGGAGTCAAAATCCACAAGCATTTGAAGAAAGTGTAGAGGTGAAGCGCCATAGAATCAGCGCGGTGCTACAAGAGCGTACTGTCATGCATCTGTGAAAATTTGAACAATTGACGCCAAGTATTCAACGGATTCTTCTATATTTAGGTAATGCTCTACATGGAATaggactacaaagaaaagaaaagaaaagaacagaaaaaccgctttgttgtttgtttgtttgtcttttaTTTAATATAAATAAGTATATAGTAAGCGCTTAAcgcaaaaacaacaatacaCACTTGCTTTTTATCTTTCTTCCCGCAATCTTCCCCTTCTATGGTGCAAAAAGTGGGTTAATGTAATACAAATTTAAATTGATTGTGTGTATTTATTGATAAAGTGAAGGGCAAATATTTATTTGtcaaaattgcaaaaagaaCCGTATAAGAGCTGTATACTCAAATGAATCGTGTACAAAGATATGTGTTTGTAGATGAAATGCAATATACCGTTAAGGAAAATGCATGTTAAAAATATAGCATCAAGATGTGTAAGATATGCATATAAAAGTCAAGTAAACTGGCTTGGTTCAAGCTCACCTTGAACACCGGATGAGAAGTAGGTAGACAGCTGCTCATATAAGCCATATAACCCAAAACTAATGGGCACTCAGGCAACGAGAAATGTTGCTCATAATTTATTGCGCACAGGGGGTAAAAACTTCCGTTAAAGACCATAGAACTAAATATTGGCACGCTGGTTTATCAAATGGCGTTCAAGATTCTCTCAACAATCTTGGCATGTCCGATACTTGTAGCATCTTTAAGGAGGGGTAGAAAATGGTCCTAcgacttttttttcaaatgctCGCAATATTAAGCCATGCTCTAATTGCTCGCAAAAAGCATCGTAGTGCTCACCAAGGTCAAAGACTGTGCTcgttaaaaatagaaaataaaagaataaaaagaaaagacaaaTGACTGAATGCTCGCCATGACCATTTGCTACCACCGTTTAAACATCCCCAGCTGATATGAGGGTTACTTTCATCCCAATATTTTCCCCAATTTTCTTAACGAACCACGGGGTATATTTCACTTTTCCGGCTTTTAACTAGTTTTCTGCGCAGCAAGATCTTGCTGTCGTCTCGAGAAACGGTCTAAGACTGTAATTTTTTTAGCCCTGCTTTGAtgggtgatttttttttcgatcgCGCCCTCATAACAATAGAGGGGTTTTTTTGGAGAGCATGCCAATTTCTTCGGCCAGGTTCTGGCGCCTATTTAAGCATTAAACTGAGCTCTACATTTACCCAGGAGAGGTGCTTATTTATGTTAATATGGTTGCCTTCCTAGGACCTTGGCATAATTCTTACAAGTAACGCCTTTTGATTACTTTTTTGTGATAAAATTCACAATGCGCAATTATCACATAAAGTGTGAAAAGCTCTAACACACACGCACATATCTTCGCGGATCAACGCCAATAATCAGTCACGAAAATTTTGAATAGGCTAGTAAAACGTTGGGCCCGATTTCACCCTCTAGACTGTAATTGTATTTGCATTGGTTTATTTGTATCTTTTTATAAGCTTAGTTAGAATGTGTGTTAAGTCAGTGCGTATGTTAAGTCAGTACGTATGTTAAGTCAGTACGTATGTTAAGTCAGTGCGTATGTTAAGTCAATACGTATGTTAAGTCAGTACGTATGTTAAGTCAGTACGTATGTTAAGTCAGTACGTATGTTAAGTCAATACGTATGTTAAGTCAGTACGTATGTTAAGTCAGTACGTATGTTAAGTCAGTGCGTATGTTAAGTCAGTACGTATGTTAGTCAGTGCGTATGTTAAATCAGTACGTATGTTAAGTCAATACGTATGTTAAGTCAATACGTATGTTAAGCAAGTACGTATGTTAAGTCAGTACGTATGTTAAGTCAGTGCGTATGTTAAGTCAGTACGTATGTTAGTCAGTGCGTATGTTAAGTCGTGCGTTGGTTAAGTCAGTACGTATGTTAAGTCAGTA contains:
- the LOC125561379 gene encoding LOW QUALITY PROTEIN: bifunctional 3'-phosphoadenosine 5'-phosphosulfate synthase-like (The sequence of the model RefSeq protein was modified relative to this genomic sequence to represent the inferred CDS: inserted 2 bases in 1 codon), with product MNIVKATNVEYKDHSVSRDKRGQVVGTRAGFRGCSVWFTGLSGAGKTTLSMALEDYLCRHGIPAYTLDGDNMRIGLNRNLGFSPEDCEENXRRVSEVAKLFADSGMICLTALISPYSRDRDRARKLHEDANLPFFEIFVNTPLETCEKRDVKGLYKKARAGIIKTFTGINEEYQPPHKPELVLRAGELSVDNCVQEVVKLLTKSGVLPHAIVNGIKELFVQPENVDAAKQEADSLPKLEITMLDLQWVQVLSEGWATPLYGFMRENEFLQCQHFGALLQASVSNQSVPIVLSLTTENKNRLEGYSTYTLTYEGRNIAIVRNPDFYEHRKEERIARQWGTTSPNHPHIKMVLESGDWLSGGDLEVIQRIRWNDGLEKYRLTPNELRDEFKRRGSDVVFAFQLRNPVHNGHALLMQDTRQRLIQRGFKKPVLLLHPLGGWTKEDDVPLAVRMRQHYAVLDEGVLDPDTTVLAIFPSPMMYAGPTEVQWHAKARVAAGVNFYIVGRDPAGMPHPDEKRDLYHPSHGRKVLTMAPGLTELEIVPFRVAAYNTRHKKMEFFDPEHKEDFDFISGTRMRALARSGEEPPNGFMAPTAWNILAEFYQSVKN
- the LOC5520044 gene encoding adenosine receptor A2b, with protein sequence MLKMNVTGINTSKSCLFFEVNSDRDPSFFTMNIVVAVLNVIFGFIAVFANTLIMYVIWKNPFLHSPSNTLLCCLSLADFLVGLLAQPAFVIHKIGEILDDFDIYCATRVIAEFVGVLTASVSILTLAAISVERLLAIRLHLRYKELVTTLRVLKLVALIWVFVILLLIARLVIANEKVFFSFSLPLVLASLLVTIVAYIFIFRVVLRHQSVIEAHSATPANHQTHNGRRQTLAFNFLKYKKSTLTMCYILGIFLLCYLPMVVVVLLRGIVQYSLAMKIAYFTSTTIVNLNSSINPVVYCWRVTNIRCAVKRTLSKMVGERWQGEFELTDFGNATKRPQGVGNNRDGQLATQTTSQ